In Leptospira langatensis, a genomic segment contains:
- a CDS encoding AraC family transcriptional regulator: MLQTETLILCLKAATITQLGFLILNFLIRVKFSYQNVLGSLFSLSLIAYFICPWVHHSNVDLFWAMIVYTGCHSVSVLFFLFVSSLFEDDFKLRPWHGALFLFVNTYSSYILLFSGAASDTSVISKILFSSPQVFYLILILWTLAKVLNDKKIDLLESRREFRVIFASLTGLYSMGVVLVEVITRHEEYSATLDLVNSFFIFILVFFISFRIFEFRENSFPIRDKETKDEEEPLDENLLKKLNVLLADQKVYLHENLTILGLAQRLNVPEKKVRRLINKGLGYRNFNEFLNYFRIQEAKAILSDPGKKEIQVLRIAMDLGYGSLAPFNRAFREIVGTTPSDFRKQKELRK; encoded by the coding sequence ATGTTACAAACTGAAACGCTCATACTCTGCCTAAAGGCCGCAACAATCACTCAACTAGGATTTCTCATCCTAAACTTTCTCATTCGGGTAAAGTTCTCTTACCAAAATGTTTTAGGGAGCCTGTTTTCCCTCTCCTTGATCGCTTACTTTATTTGCCCTTGGGTCCATCATTCCAATGTGGATCTGTTCTGGGCAATGATCGTGTATACCGGTTGCCACTCCGTTTCCGTTCTATTCTTCCTTTTCGTATCCAGTCTGTTCGAAGACGATTTCAAACTGAGACCCTGGCATGGAGCCTTATTCCTTTTTGTTAATACATATAGCTCTTATATACTCTTGTTCTCAGGAGCAGCTAGCGACACATCCGTTATTTCTAAGATCCTTTTTAGCTCTCCCCAAGTCTTTTATCTCATCTTGATCCTTTGGACCTTAGCAAAAGTCTTAAACGATAAGAAGATCGATCTACTAGAATCTCGAAGGGAGTTCCGGGTAATCTTTGCCTCCTTAACCGGATTGTATAGCATGGGTGTGGTTTTGGTAGAAGTGATCACCAGGCATGAAGAATATTCCGCCACATTGGATCTGGTAAACTCCTTCTTTATTTTTATATTGGTTTTCTTCATCTCTTTTCGGATCTTCGAATTTCGAGAGAATAGTTTTCCGATCCGGGATAAGGAAACTAAAGACGAAGAAGAACCACTGGATGAGAATCTTCTGAAAAAGCTGAACGTACTCTTGGCCGATCAAAAGGTATACCTGCATGAAAATCTTACCATCCTAGGCCTTGCCCAAAGATTGAATGTCCCAGAAAAGAAAGTAAGAAGATTGATCAACAAAGGCCTTGGATATAGGAACTTCAACGAGTTCCTGAATTATTTTAGGATACAAGAAGCTAAGGCTATCCTTTCCGATCCGGGTAAAAAAGAGATCCAAGTCTTGCGAATTGCGATGGATCTGGGCTATGGCTCCCTTGCTCCTTTCAATCGGGCTTTCCGAGAAATTGTAGGAACAACACCTAGCGATTTTAGAAAGCAGAAAGAACTCAGAAAATAA
- a CDS encoding ArsR/SmtB family transcription factor, whose translation MEQKKTGREFKNFIYTVLAKYGKAISDPKRVEILDLLVQAEKNVEILSKEIGMSVAATSHHLQILKECKLVRDRREGRNIFYQIESAGISVFDTISSAGKQFNAEIQVEMDSFFDPEQKLDELEYKDFIKRVLSKELILIDVRPEYEYNAGHVPGSISIPLKELRSQISKLPKRKKILAYCRGKYCVLSEEAVKLLRSEGFQAYRVENGPLEFSSLGVKFRKS comes from the coding sequence ATGGAACAAAAGAAGACCGGCCGAGAATTCAAGAATTTCATTTACACCGTTCTGGCAAAATACGGTAAAGCCATCTCCGATCCGAAGCGTGTAGAAATATTAGATCTTTTGGTCCAGGCGGAGAAGAACGTAGAAATATTATCCAAAGAGATCGGCATGAGCGTGGCCGCCACTTCTCACCATCTTCAAATCCTAAAAGAATGCAAACTCGTTCGAGACAGAAGAGAAGGACGAAATATCTTCTATCAAATAGAAAGTGCGGGAATCTCAGTCTTCGATACAATCTCCTCTGCCGGAAAACAGTTCAATGCGGAGATCCAAGTAGAAATGGATTCCTTCTTTGATCCCGAACAGAAACTAGATGAACTAGAATATAAAGATTTCATAAAACGGGTATTATCCAAAGAACTCATACTGATCGACGTGAGACCCGAGTACGAGTACAATGCAGGCCATGTCCCCGGATCCATTTCCATTCCTTTGAAGGAACTAAGATCCCAGATATCTAAGCTCCCTAAACGTAAAAAGATACTCGCCTATTGTAGAGGAAAGTATTGCGTTTTGTCCGAAGAAGCGGTGAAACTCCTAAGAAGCGAAGGCTTCCAGGCATATAGGGTTGAAAACGGCCCACTTGAATTCTCTAGCTTAGGGGTCAAATTCCGTAAATCATAG
- a CDS encoding class I SAM-dependent methyltransferase, whose amino-acid sequence MKVRDSGMPEKAYWESLFDVPLVLERMDLFEAKGIIVEFGSGYGTFTLPLARYNRNSILAFEIEKDLVEDLKQKAKIHSLENIHVFEKDIVEKGTSLNENLVSYVMVFNLLHHENPISILKEAFRILRPGGIAGLIHWNYDPNTPRGPKMEIRPKPEEIHLWAEEVGFHIKSSQPIDLPPFHYGFLAEK is encoded by the coding sequence ATGAAGGTAAGAGACAGCGGGATGCCTGAGAAAGCATATTGGGAATCTCTTTTCGACGTACCTTTGGTTTTAGAAAGAATGGATCTTTTCGAAGCAAAGGGGATCATCGTGGAATTTGGGTCCGGATATGGGACTTTCACTCTTCCTTTAGCAAGATATAATCGGAACTCTATCCTCGCTTTCGAGATCGAAAAAGATCTAGTCGAAGATCTAAAACAGAAGGCTAAAATTCATTCACTCGAGAATATTCATGTTTTTGAAAAGGATATTGTTGAGAAGGGCACTTCTCTCAATGAAAACCTAGTCAGTTACGTGATGGTCTTTAATCTACTTCATCATGAAAATCCGATATCCATATTAAAAGAGGCTTTTCGAATTTTAAGACCAGGAGGAATTGCGGGACTCATTCATTGGAATTACGATCCGAATACTCCGAGAGGTCCTAAAATGGAAATTCGTCCTAAGCCAGAGGAAATACATCTTTGGGCAGAGGAGGTCGGGTTTCATATAAAGTCCTCTCAACCTATTGATCTTCCTCCTTTTCACTACGGTTTCTTGGCTGAAAAATAA
- a CDS encoding flavin-containing monooxygenase codes for MQDHIKEHWEVIVIGGGQAGLSAGHYLRSKGVDFLILDSSKEVGDSWKNRWDSLVLFTPRRFDGLPGYPFPGDANTFPNKNEMASYLKDYSRKFSLPILPNTSVERITKGPKGFSLETKSKMFSCSNVIVATGHSFPKIPDFSINIKFDIKQIHSSQYKNPSELSDGDVLIVGAGTSGVQLAMEISHTHKTFISGKIPGKIPDLLFRFSGFYWWFISNILTIRTPIGRKIRRQVLTSGAPLIKESEKDLNVSGAIRVPRIVGAKDGLPLLQDGKTLQVSTIVWCTGFKPDFSWIQVPYLRLDDLGWPVAPRGISNVKGLYFLGNLFQFGLTSSLVGGAGRDAMHVVEELLLDREE; via the coding sequence ATGCAGGATCATATCAAAGAACATTGGGAAGTAATTGTAATCGGAGGAGGGCAGGCCGGATTATCCGCTGGACATTATCTAAGATCGAAAGGAGTGGATTTTCTGATCCTGGATTCTTCCAAAGAGGTAGGCGATTCGTGGAAGAATAGATGGGACTCTCTCGTTCTATTTACTCCCAGAAGATTCGATGGACTTCCTGGATATCCGTTTCCGGGAGATGCAAATACCTTTCCAAACAAGAATGAAATGGCGAGCTATCTAAAGGATTACTCACGCAAATTCTCTTTGCCCATCCTTCCGAATACCAGTGTGGAAAGAATTACGAAGGGACCGAAGGGATTCTCTTTGGAGACTAAATCAAAAATGTTTTCTTGCTCCAATGTCATTGTCGCAACGGGACATTCTTTTCCTAAAATTCCCGATTTTAGCATCAATATAAAATTTGATATAAAACAAATACATTCTTCTCAATATAAGAATCCCTCCGAACTTTCTGACGGAGATGTTCTGATCGTTGGCGCAGGTACTTCAGGTGTTCAGTTGGCGATGGAGATCTCTCATACTCATAAAACTTTTATATCCGGAAAGATCCCTGGAAAGATACCGGATCTTCTTTTTAGATTTTCAGGTTTCTATTGGTGGTTTATTAGCAATATCTTAACAATCCGTACTCCGATCGGTAGAAAGATCCGAAGGCAAGTCCTTACTAGTGGAGCCCCTTTGATCAAAGAATCGGAGAAAGACCTAAACGTTTCGGGAGCGATCAGGGTGCCTAGGATTGTAGGGGCAAAAGATGGACTTCCTTTGTTGCAGGACGGAAAAACCCTACAAGTTTCGACTATCGTATGGTGCACCGGCTTTAAGCCAGATTTTTCTTGGATCCAAGTTCCTTATTTACGATTGGACGATTTAGGCTGGCCTGTCGCTCCGAGAGGGATTTCCAATGTGAAGGGATTGTATTTTCTCGGAAATCTTTTTCAATTCGGACTTACTTCTTCTCTTGTAGGTGGAGCTGGAAGGGATGCGATGCATGTCGTTGAAGAATTGCTTTTAGATCGGGAAGAATAG
- a CDS encoding NAD(P)-dependent oxidoreductase, with protein sequence MKPLLLVLDDWEGRIESSSVWKGLTDQIDIHFLKESILSSNYERIREAEFLMAIRERTTLSEEVFGLLPKLKLILQTGGHAYHLDKDVAVKRGIQVALGRRVQAPLKSVPELTMAMMLSLVHHLPQAQIEMRNGNWPSLLGRTLSGRTLGILGLGRHGSRVAQIARSAFNMNVVAWERPGSQKVEGGEYKRIPLEELLSKSDIVSVHLRLSPESVGLLDSERFKQIKEGSILINTARGAILDEIALVNALKSKRLAGAGLDVFGEEPLSKDSPLRSFPNVLLTPHIGWTVEEVFEEFAEIASIQLMQFLRGELPESELLK encoded by the coding sequence ATGAAACCGTTACTTCTTGTATTAGACGATTGGGAAGGAAGAATAGAATCTTCTTCCGTTTGGAAAGGGCTTACCGATCAGATCGATATTCACTTTTTGAAGGAGTCGATTCTCAGTTCGAATTACGAAAGGATCCGAGAAGCGGAATTCTTGATGGCGATCAGAGAGCGAACGACTCTTTCGGAAGAAGTATTCGGCTTACTGCCCAAATTGAAATTGATCCTTCAGACCGGTGGTCATGCGTATCATCTGGATAAGGATGTAGCAGTAAAAAGAGGGATCCAAGTCGCTTTAGGAAGAAGGGTCCAAGCTCCTTTGAAATCTGTTCCTGAACTTACGATGGCCATGATGTTGAGCTTAGTACATCATTTGCCCCAAGCACAGATCGAAATGCGTAACGGCAATTGGCCGTCCTTGCTCGGAAGGACTCTGAGTGGTAGAACCTTAGGGATACTCGGCCTCGGTCGTCATGGTTCAAGAGTTGCCCAAATTGCAAGATCTGCTTTTAATATGAATGTAGTTGCATGGGAAAGACCCGGTTCTCAGAAAGTAGAAGGTGGCGAATATAAAAGGATCCCTTTGGAGGAACTCTTATCGAAGAGCGATATCGTTAGCGTTCATTTAAGACTTTCTCCTGAATCGGTAGGGCTTTTGGATTCGGAAAGATTTAAACAGATCAAAGAAGGCAGTATTCTTATCAATACGGCAAGAGGAGCAATCCTCGACGAGATCGCGCTCGTAAACGCATTGAAAAGTAAACGCTTGGCTGGAGCCGGTTTAGATGTATTCGGAGAGGAACCGCTTAGTAAGGATTCCCCTCTTCGTTCTTTTCCGAATGTTCTACTAACTCCTCATATAGGATGGACTGTTGAGGAAGTATTCGAGGAGTTTGCAGAGATCGCTTCGATTCAATTGATGCAATTTCTCAGAGGAGAATTGCCTGAATCGGAGCTATTAAAATAA
- a CDS encoding MASE3 domain-containing protein has protein sequence MGNESLDSTVNKIRLGIVLLIALLPFPIIQIFHSSLYFESRIPPYLLFHNIAESFSIFVSMSIFGVGWFTYPQSKDRHTLFLGTVFLGIALMDMMHMLAYAGMPDFVTSNSPNKSTQYWIIVRIYAALCFCISAFLPNENNSGRLRWVFLIFPLLVSLVSFIVITFYPSLVPITFSATEGLTPFKRNSEFLAMGLLIFAMIAYWFRIRKYGWDPNKYYLYAFVFCILSELVFAVYTTVFDIYNILGHIYKIVSFYLIYKGVFISSINKPYKQLLDTNNLLKEEIIEHGRVRHDLAESLSEKEALIREIYHRSNNTLQVIGSLIFLQAETYPENKSVRLIAQRTQDRIHAISLVHRLLFAERDLSSISVRKYVSELADYVLRANEDSSRDVNLTVDVEDKKILMDVAIPIGLILSEFLSNTMKYAFQDSSSGNISISFFEDPSGRYVLNYSDDGVGMPKDYDFKNSTSLGIQLVQGVSEIQLAGKISFRTGPNFYCAIDFPIDIYKKRV, from the coding sequence ATGGGAAACGAGAGTTTGGATTCGACGGTTAACAAGATCAGATTAGGAATCGTACTGCTAATAGCTTTACTTCCTTTTCCGATCATTCAGATTTTTCATTCTTCCTTATATTTCGAATCCCGGATCCCTCCGTATCTTCTATTTCACAATATCGCAGAATCATTCAGCATATTTGTATCTATGTCCATATTCGGTGTGGGTTGGTTTACTTATCCCCAAAGTAAGGATAGGCATACTCTGTTCCTTGGGACAGTATTTCTGGGAATTGCTTTAATGGATATGATGCACATGTTGGCCTACGCAGGTATGCCGGACTTTGTTACATCGAATTCTCCGAATAAGTCCACCCAATATTGGATTATTGTCCGGATTTATGCGGCGCTATGTTTTTGTATAAGCGCCTTCCTTCCGAACGAAAATAACTCGGGCCGTTTGAGATGGGTATTCTTGATCTTTCCGCTCTTGGTCTCACTTGTTTCCTTTATAGTAATCACTTTCTATCCTTCTCTTGTACCGATCACGTTTTCTGCCACCGAAGGACTTACTCCTTTTAAACGGAATTCCGAATTTTTGGCCATGGGGTTATTGATCTTCGCGATGATCGCTTATTGGTTTAGGATACGGAAATACGGATGGGATCCGAATAAATACTATCTCTATGCTTTCGTTTTCTGTATACTCAGTGAATTGGTTTTTGCAGTGTATACCACTGTATTTGATATATATAATATATTAGGGCATATTTATAAGATTGTTTCCTTCTACTTGATCTACAAAGGAGTTTTCATTTCCTCGATCAATAAACCGTATAAGCAATTGCTGGATACGAATAATCTTCTTAAAGAGGAGATTATCGAGCATGGTAGGGTCCGTCACGATCTGGCGGAGTCCTTATCCGAGAAAGAGGCTTTGATCCGAGAGATCTATCATCGTTCCAATAATACGTTACAGGTCATAGGCAGCCTTATCTTTCTGCAGGCGGAAACCTATCCTGAAAATAAGAGCGTAAGGTTGATCGCCCAAAGGACCCAGGATCGTATACATGCGATTTCCTTGGTACATAGACTACTATTTGCGGAGAGGGATCTTTCTTCTATCTCGGTCCGAAAGTATGTTTCTGAATTGGCGGATTACGTGTTGAGAGCGAACGAAGACAGTTCCCGTGACGTAAATCTTACTGTAGACGTAGAAGATAAGAAGATTTTAATGGACGTTGCCATCCCTATTGGACTTATCCTTTCCGAATTCTTAAGCAATACCATGAAATATGCATTTCAAGATTCTTCTTCAGGGAATATTTCCATTTCTTTTTTTGAGGATCCTTCAGGGAGATATGTTCTAAACTATTCGGATGATGGTGTGGGAATGCCGAAGGATTACGATTTTAAGAATAGTACTTCTTTGGGCATCCAGTTAGTCCAAGGAGTCTCTGAAATTCAGCTTGCCGGCAAGATCTCATTCAGGACGGGACCGAACTTCTATTGTGCCATCGATTTCCCCATTGATATATATAAGAAACGAGTTTAG
- a CDS encoding response regulator, protein MSKLKVLVVEDEIITAMVVKRELEKIGCNVLDLATSGEDAVRIAKAGRPDLILMDITLAGEIDGVTAATEIKLEADIPIVFVTGYQDSVTRDRAAKTNPLGFFVKPLQIVQLKTLIEENFKIS, encoded by the coding sequence ATGAGTAAATTGAAGGTTCTCGTTGTAGAGGACGAAATTATCACCGCAATGGTAGTCAAGAGAGAGCTGGAAAAAATCGGCTGTAATGTCTTGGATCTTGCGACTTCGGGGGAAGATGCGGTGCGGATCGCGAAGGCTGGCCGGCCGGATCTCATTCTTATGGATATCACTCTTGCGGGCGAGATTGACGGAGTTACTGCCGCAACTGAAATTAAACTCGAGGCAGATATACCTATAGTCTTCGTAACAGGTTACCAGGACTCGGTTACTAGGGATAGAGCGGCAAAAACGAATCCTCTCGGCTTTTTTGTAAAGCCTCTGCAAATTGTTCAGCTTAAGACGTTAATAGAGGAAAATTTCAAAATTTCCTAA
- a CDS encoding LTA synthase family protein, translating to MSLLFLRLRTLGEKIPQNLKIIGSYFTLYFLTLFLTRLAFEIDNSSKIAGEGFYKILVSFALGARFDLAVIAILLGWIWFLSCIHYLNRMKYYRLAWGTLPILIYFWMIGYLVADFVYYRESSKHLGYEGSLFLTGDFFVVLKSAIRHDSFLILSSLLVVLFLLPFSMRRFAKWDPYKGSKSAKHLEYSQIPLALIIVFVLIRGGLQSRPLRVSDAVFSDNRALNCLSMNGIYTMVADMFNQSVNQDLRMSKLRSLNIVKDKISYPGSKFINDSFPLMRETIPKTNKGKSPNIVIILLESWTGKFLKPSGSGIVDGKEVTPEMNQLIRQGMFFEHFIATGGRTANGLLSTLTGIPDLPGLTVLRRQEIVNKFSSVASVLKQGGYESYFLYGGDITFDNMNVLFKNWGFDHILDEEHIKSTGKYETGDWGYFDGDTLQHLHEQMMGARSPFLMVSLTLTTHYPYRTPNKSFDIFSSNVTDYDYLNSLHYADWAIGKFMEKAKSSPYFEDTVFFFVADHSHHKHLEPFEDRNIPFLIYSPKYVKPSKEDRIASQLDVIPTVLGFVNKSVKFSSMGRNLLDLDKNDPGFAYFAYGNLIGWVDKDVLLYHFVDSEKKHTYSMVGDKPNSYCEEHGMECKTDDNNAKAFLNLSENLLEKNQIFPEMIGSEANNSRY from the coding sequence ATGAGCTTATTATTTTTGCGATTACGCACATTGGGAGAAAAAATCCCGCAAAACTTAAAGATCATCGGATCTTATTTCACACTCTATTTCCTAACCTTATTCTTAACAAGGTTGGCCTTCGAGATAGACAATAGTAGTAAAATTGCAGGAGAAGGCTTCTACAAGATACTAGTATCATTTGCCCTAGGCGCAAGATTCGACCTAGCGGTTATTGCCATACTGTTAGGATGGATCTGGTTTTTATCCTGCATCCATTATCTGAATCGGATGAAGTATTATAGACTGGCTTGGGGGACTCTTCCCATTCTGATCTATTTCTGGATGATCGGTTATTTAGTCGCGGACTTCGTTTATTATAGAGAATCGAGCAAACATCTTGGTTACGAAGGTTCTCTTTTTCTGACCGGAGATTTCTTCGTAGTGCTCAAATCGGCGATACGTCACGACTCCTTCCTGATCCTATCATCCTTGCTTGTCGTATTGTTCCTTTTACCATTCTCGATGAGAAGGTTTGCTAAATGGGATCCTTATAAAGGATCAAAATCGGCAAAACATCTGGAATATTCTCAAATTCCTTTGGCCTTGATCATCGTTTTCGTCTTAATACGAGGTGGCCTCCAGAGTAGGCCTTTACGAGTCAGCGACGCGGTTTTTTCGGATAATCGTGCCTTAAACTGCTTAAGCATGAACGGGATCTACACGATGGTTGCCGATATGTTCAATCAATCCGTAAATCAAGATCTAAGAATGTCTAAATTACGTTCTTTGAATATAGTAAAGGACAAGATCTCGTATCCGGGCAGCAAATTCATAAACGATTCCTTTCCTCTAATGAGAGAGACCATTCCCAAAACGAACAAAGGGAAAAGCCCGAATATAGTCATTATCTTGCTGGAAAGCTGGACCGGAAAATTCCTAAAGCCATCTGGTTCAGGGATCGTCGACGGAAAAGAAGTCACACCGGAAATGAACCAGTTGATCCGACAAGGCATGTTCTTCGAACATTTCATTGCAACGGGAGGAAGGACTGCAAACGGACTGTTGTCCACTCTCACTGGGATCCCGGATCTACCCGGCTTGACCGTACTTCGCAGGCAAGAAATCGTTAATAAATTCTCGAGCGTTGCCTCTGTATTGAAGCAAGGTGGATACGAAAGCTATTTCTTATACGGTGGAGATATCACTTTCGATAATATGAACGTGCTCTTTAAGAACTGGGGCTTTGATCATATTCTAGACGAAGAACATATAAAAAGCACGGGGAAGTATGAAACTGGAGATTGGGGTTATTTTGATGGGGATACCCTGCAACATCTGCATGAGCAAATGATGGGAGCAAGAAGTCCATTCTTGATGGTCTCTCTTACCTTAACTACTCATTACCCGTACAGGACTCCGAATAAGAGCTTCGATATTTTCTCGAGCAATGTAACGGATTATGATTATCTAAACTCCCTCCATTACGCGGATTGGGCGATCGGCAAATTCATGGAAAAGGCGAAATCTTCTCCTTATTTCGAGGATACGGTCTTCTTCTTCGTTGCGGATCATTCCCATCATAAGCATTTGGAGCCATTCGAAGACAGGAATATTCCGTTTTTAATATATTCTCCCAAATATGTGAAGCCTTCGAAAGAAGATAGGATCGCATCCCAATTGGATGTAATTCCTACCGTCTTAGGCTTCGTAAATAAGAGCGTAAAATTCTCGTCTATGGGTAGGAATCTTCTGGATCTGGACAAGAACGATCCGGGATTCGCTTACTTTGCCTACGGAAATTTGATCGGCTGGGTTGATAAGGATGTTCTTCTCTATCACTTCGTGGATAGCGAGAAGAAGCACACTTACTCTATGGTGGGAGATAAACCCAATTCTTATTGCGAAGAACATGGTATGGAATGCAAGACGGACGACAATAACGCAAAAGCGTTCTTGAATCTAAGTGAAAACCTTTTGGAAAAGAATCAGATCTTTCCGGAGATGATAGGATCCGAAGCGAATAACTCAAGATACTAA
- a CDS encoding spermidine synthase yields the protein MIENSGDKLGMEIDNRIWVLDYVDKDEMHFYRKTDTYFSGKTASQDVDLVELPAIGQTLIVNGELQSAANDEYIYHEALVHPACLLNSKLEDVLIIGGGEGATLREVVKYSSVRSVTMVDIDKELVSLFSQTLNSWHKGSFQDKRAKLVFQDGRKFLEKTQEKYDVIILDLPTYFAEKSKASDPIQNLYSKQFYSICSSHLKKGGLLVTQASELTPLDWNGHALIRRTLARNFRSVISYSGFVPSFYTNWGFLLASQEMDLEKIGSSKIDALISKKRIGPKLSFFDGLTFVGMRSLSKELRKNISKKGNIILDDPSVIAPLKKN from the coding sequence ATGATCGAGAATAGCGGAGATAAGTTAGGCATGGAAATCGACAATCGGATCTGGGTTCTGGATTACGTTGACAAGGATGAGATGCATTTTTATCGCAAAACCGATACGTATTTTTCCGGTAAAACAGCTTCTCAGGACGTTGATCTGGTCGAGTTGCCTGCGATCGGTCAAACTCTCATTGTGAATGGAGAGCTCCAATCCGCCGCAAACGACGAATATATTTATCACGAGGCTTTGGTCCATCCGGCATGTCTCTTGAATTCTAAATTGGAAGACGTGTTGATCATAGGAGGGGGAGAAGGAGCGACATTACGAGAAGTAGTAAAGTATTCTTCGGTCCGATCCGTGACCATGGTGGATATAGACAAAGAGTTGGTTTCCTTATTCTCTCAAACATTAAATTCTTGGCATAAAGGATCTTTTCAGGATAAAAGGGCAAAGCTTGTCTTCCAAGATGGAAGGAAGTTTTTGGAAAAGACCCAAGAAAAATACGATGTGATCATTTTGGATCTTCCCACATATTTTGCAGAAAAGTCTAAAGCGTCAGATCCTATCCAAAATCTGTATTCGAAGCAGTTTTACTCCATTTGTTCTTCTCATTTGAAGAAGGGCGGATTGCTTGTTACGCAGGCCTCCGAGTTGACCCCGCTCGATTGGAATGGGCATGCATTGATTCGCAGAACTCTTGCTCGCAATTTTCGGAGTGTGATCAGCTATTCGGGTTTCGTTCCTTCTTTTTATACCAATTGGGGATTTCTATTGGCATCTCAAGAAATGGATCTGGAAAAAATAGGCTCCTCCAAGATAGATGCATTGATCTCCAAGAAAAGGATCGGTCCTAAATTATCTTTCTTTGATGGATTGACATTTGTGGGAATGAGATCCCTCTCTAAGGAATTGAGAAAAAATATATCTAAAAAAGGGAATATAATTTTGGACGACCCTTCCGTTATCGCTCCATTAAAAAAGAATTAA
- a CDS encoding MFS transporter: MNIISRTVWILSIVSLLTDVASEMLYPIMPLYLKNIGFSVILIGTLEGFAEAIAGLSKGYFGKLSDLKGKRVPFVQFGYLLSAISKPIMGILPYPTWVFLSRTLDRFGKGLRTGARDALLSDEANQETKGTVFGFHRAMDTFGAVLGPTFALVYLHFYPENYAFLFLFAGIPGLLAFFVSGFLKEKTKPVRNVEGNVSILSYFTYWKDAPSKYKRLITGLLIFGIANSSDLFLLLLLKTKGAQDSFVIGIYIFYNLVYALFSFPIGLMADRVGLIRTLLIGLFLFCSVYAGMAFAENSIQFYLLFFLYGLYAAATEGVAKALISNIVPESDTATAIGTFAGLGSISALFASYLGGIIWFYMGAQSMFFFSAILTFGVIVYFARYGNALSLQKS; the protein is encoded by the coding sequence ATGAATATAATATCTAGAACTGTTTGGATCCTCTCTATTGTTAGTCTACTTACGGATGTCGCTAGTGAGATGCTGTATCCGATCATGCCTCTATATTTGAAGAATATAGGCTTTTCAGTGATATTGATCGGCACCTTAGAAGGATTCGCTGAAGCAATCGCAGGATTGAGTAAAGGTTATTTCGGCAAACTTTCAGATCTAAAGGGAAAGAGAGTTCCTTTCGTGCAGTTCGGTTATCTGTTGAGTGCGATCTCAAAGCCGATAATGGGCATACTCCCTTATCCGACTTGGGTTTTTCTATCTAGGACATTGGATCGATTCGGAAAGGGACTTAGGACCGGTGCAAGGGATGCACTTCTTTCGGACGAGGCAAATCAGGAGACCAAAGGGACTGTTTTCGGATTTCACAGAGCAATGGACACTTTCGGTGCGGTTCTTGGCCCGACATTCGCGTTAGTCTATCTTCATTTCTATCCTGAGAATTATGCGTTTCTCTTTTTATTCGCGGGAATTCCCGGTTTACTTGCATTTTTCGTTTCCGGTTTTTTGAAAGAGAAGACCAAGCCGGTGCGTAATGTGGAAGGGAATGTTTCTATTCTTTCCTATTTTACCTATTGGAAGGATGCTCCAAGCAAATACAAGCGCTTGATTACGGGATTACTCATATTCGGAATTGCTAATAGTTCCGATCTGTTCCTCTTGCTTCTGCTGAAGACTAAGGGAGCACAGGATTCCTTTGTGATAGGAATATATATTTTCTATAATTTAGTATACGCTCTTTTTTCTTTTCCGATAGGACTTATGGCGGATAGAGTCGGATTGATCCGTACTTTGCTAATAGGTCTATTCTTATTCTGCTCGGTCTACGCGGGGATGGCATTCGCGGAGAATTCGATCCAATTCTATTTGTTATTCTTCCTTTATGGATTATATGCTGCTGCAACGGAAGGGGTAGCGAAGGCGTTGATCTCTAATATTGTTCCGGAGTCCGATACTGCCACTGCAATTGGCACTTTTGCGGGGTTGGGCAGTATTTCCGCATTATTTGCTAGCTACTTGGGTGGGATCATCTGGTTTTATATGGGAGCTCAGTCCATGTTCTTCTTTTCGGCTATACTCACCTTTGGAGTGATCGTATATTTTGCAAGATACGGCAATGCGCTCTCCCTTCAAAAGTCTTGA